In Quercus robur chromosome 10, dhQueRobu3.1, whole genome shotgun sequence, a genomic segment contains:
- the LOC126704202 gene encoding zinc finger BED domain-containing protein RICESLEEPER 3-like — MNGLDERLKADSQVSLSALKYELAIHPRFPHPVYSSLRLKADSQVSLSALKFETHTPTVFFKVMETNTNEPFVQTPAATEDDIPTQVEDSAATQAASQAEAAAASELPPVPPCQVSMTSPVSGSCSGRKKSVVWGHFEKVKIGEGDTSKTKAICNYCQKSYNVDSKSCGTSNLLAHVPICPKNPNREDVVKGQKTLAFVPKKDGEDGLHLVSTSFSVEASRKALAEMVIIDELPFRYVEGYGFKKFVSTLQPKLRLKDIPSRQTVARDVIGIYNSEREKLRKSLKGCRVCLTTDTWTSIQNLNYMCLTCHFIDDAWKLHKRILNFCQVENHKGETIGRKIEMSWREWGIDGIFTLTVDNASSNLTTIKFLQRVTKDWNGAVLGNEYMHMRCCAHILNLIVGEGLKEIDASVAKVREAVRYVKSSPNRSQTFKSFMERLGMESKSLLSLDVATRWNSTYIMLETTEKFEKVFLRMDFEDDGYSSYFRTKEDSGGLGSPCIIDFQNCRVFVTFLRLFYNATKKFSGSLYVTSNAFYDEIFVIQEIAEVMVDKVKDLLFKLYNFYTCCSNELERYLAENCDGRKDANFEILEWWRDNCNRYQVLSKVVKDVLAMPVSTVASESAFSTGGRIVNPF; from the exons gtcATGGAAACCAACACTAATGAACCCTTTGTCCAAACACCAGCTGCTACAGAAGATGATATTCCCACCCAAGTTGAGGATTCTGCTGCTACCCAAGCTGCTTCCCAAGCTGAAGCAGCTGCTGCTTCTGAGTTGCCCCCAGTTCCACCATGCCAAGTGAGTATGACATCTCCTGTTAGTGGTAGTTGTAGTGGTAGGAAAAAGTCTGTTGTTTGGGGTCACtttgaaaaagtaaagataGGTGAGGGTGATACTAGTAAGACTAAGGCTATCTGTAATTATTGTCAAAAATCTTATAATGTTGATAGTAAGAGTTGTGGTACCAGTAATTTGTTAGCTCATGTGCCAATATGTCCCAAGAACCCTAATAGAGAAGATGTAGTTAAAGGGCAGAAAACATTAgcttttgtacccaaaaaggaTGGAGAAGATGGATTGCACCTTGTGTCAACATCCTTTTCTGTTGAGGCTTCTAGAAAGGCATTGGCCGAAATGGTTATAATTGATGAGTTGCCTTTTAGGTATGTCGAGGGGTATGGGTTTAAGAAATTTGTTAGTACCTTGCAACCTAAGCTTAGATTAAAGGATATCCCATCTCGTCAAACTGTGGCTAGGGATGTGATTGGCATTTataatagtgagagagagaagctaaGGAAATCCTTGAAGGGTTGTAGGGTGTGTCTCACTACGGACACATGGacttctattcaaaatttaaattatatgtgtCTAACTTGTCACTTTATTGATGATGCTTGGAAATTGCATAAGAGAATTctaaatttttgtcaagttgaaAACCACAAGGGGGAGACTATAGGTAGAAAGATTGAGATGTCGTGGCGTGAGTGGGGTATTGATGGGATATTCACCTTGACAGTAGATAATGCTAGCTcaaatttaacaacaattaaatttttgcaaaGGGTGACTAAAGATTGGAATGGGGCAGTTTTAGGAAATGAGTACATGCACATGAGGTGTTGTGCCCATATCCTAAATCTCATTGTGGGGGAGGGTTTAAAAGAGATAGATGCATCTGTTGCTAAGGTGCGTGAAGCTGTGAGGTATGTGAAGTCCTCACCCAATAGAAGTCAAACTTTTAAGAGTTTTATGGAGAGGTTAGGTATGGAGTCCAAGAGTCTTCTCAGTCTAGATGTAGCTACTAGGTGGAACTCAACCTATATCATGTTAGAAACTActgaaaaatttgagaaagtgtTTCTCCGAATGGATTTTGAAGATGATGGTTATTCGTCGTACTTTAGGACCAAGGAAGATAGTGGTGGTTTGGGGTCTCCATGTATAATTGATTTCCAAAATTGTAGGGTGTTTGTGACTTTCTTAAGGCTATTTTATAATGCAACAAAGAAATTTTCTGGTTCATTGTATGTTACTTCAAATGCCTTCTATGATGAGATCTTTGTTATTCAGGAGA TTGCAGAAGTGATGGTTGATAAGGTGAAAGACCTTTTGTTtaagttgtataatttttacaCTT GTTGTAGTAATGAGCTTGAGAGGTATTTGGCTGAAAACTGTGATGGTAGAAAGGATGCAAATTTTGAGATATTGGAGTGGTGGAGGGACAATTGTAATAGGTACCAAGTGTTGTCTAAAGTAGTTAAGGATGTGTTAGCTATGCCAGTTTCCACTGTTGCATCTGAGTCAGCATTTAGCACTGGAGGTCGAATTGTTAATCCATTTTGA